TTTAATTTGTCAGTCTTATTTCAAGTGGGGTGCCTAAAACTGCCCACAATACTCCAGTCCTAACTTGAGTGGAATGAAGAAATTGTGGCTAGTGCACACTGAATGAAGTAATTGTGGTGGTGGGTGCAccatctctggagacattccaggccaggctggatgtagttctgggcaacctgatctagttgaagatgttcctgctcattgcagggggttggattAGATGGGcttcccttccaaaccaaactattctatgattcaacaAATGCTTCCAAACTGCTTAACTATCATTTTCTAacatgtaaacattttttaagtatttgcaCAGTCTTTTAATTTTCACGGGCTTAGCAGCCCGTTTTACTAGTATCTCTCTTGCTGTCTTTACTGGCCACCTCAATTCCTTCATCTTTTCTCGAAGCAGCCCTTTGAGCGATTGAATGTCTCTGAGTTTACCTTTTTCTACTTTCCCCTCTACACTAAGAAAATAGACAAGAGTTAATAGTTAAtagttggactcgatgatcttaagggtcttttccaacctaaatgattctatgatgctatcATCTTCAGGAAAAGCCTATGAAATTTAGCCAGTTTCAAAGATAGCAAGCATCTGGATTGGGAGCGCAAGATTGCTTTTCAGAGTCACTATATAGATAATTTAACACTAGGTATAAGGCTTTCCCTAGTTCAGTTAGTGGAAGAAAAAGTTGTTAAAAGACTACAGTATGGTATGACTTGATAAAGGAAAGCCATTTCCACTGCAAAGAGACAGACTGCTTTCCAGATGTTAGAATTTGCAAAACCAATTCATCTGAGCCTCCTCAAAATACATACTTTTAACTTGCCAAATACCATTTTGTATGGTCAATTATATATAGAAAAGGGTTtaaaaaggcacaaaataaaacattgtaCCATATGTTAATGCTgtgttgtcatggtttaaccccaacTGCCAACTAAGTCCCACACAACTGCTTGTTCACACCGCAGCCagtgggacagggaggagaattggaaaaagggTAAatccatgggttgagataagaacagtttagttatttaaataaagtacaatataatactacaactgataataatgaaaagggaaataacagaaggagaaagataaaactgaaaaaaacccaaccccaaaacaaaccagaaactgacaaacaacagtgatgcacagtacaattgctcagcaTCCGCTGCAGAAGGATTAACTCTGGAAGTTAATTCTgaagtttctgaagaaaatgaactctgttacagctgaaaccaggacatatGTCCTCTGAATGCTCAGAATTGGAAAGTACAAGATTTTTACCCCTAACAGAACAGAGATTGAAGGCAGCAAGTCATTTCATCACATACAGTAGCATACCTAAGATAAATCTATGTTATTGTATATGCCAGTTTACAGAAATGTAAGTGTAAAAATATTCTGAGTCAAACAGCAGCTGAGTTCTTGCACCAATCTTGACTTGGACCATAGCCCTTGAGTGTCTTATTTGTCTCTAATCTTAACAATTTGCCATTTCATTTTTAgccaaataaaatttaaaacattttgctacaatagttctttcttttctctcctttataAAATTGTTTCTTAAACTTGAAACTCTATCAGCTGTCCtttaattgttattttctaAAAGGTGCTTAAACCAGCATGTTCTTTTGGTGgtttgcataaaaaaaaaaaagacccaagaCAAAACAAATTGTCCAATGACaaactatagaatcatagagtggtttgggttggaagggacattcaaagctcatctagtccaactcacatgcaatgagcagggacatcttcaactagatatgagtttatataatttatatatctCCACTACTAGTGTTACTAACAGCCGTGTGCCTTATTCTTGAAAGCTCCTGGAAGAATATCCTGTTTCTctttaaatcagatttttaattttcaaagaaattgtttgtgtttgaatatttcagaaataccaaACTTTCAACTTGTTCTCCAGGAGCCTCAGCAAGGAGCTGTGATGgtcacagaaaatgcaaagcaggTAATTATTAAGCTGCTGAAAtaagctaaaattaaaataggtCAAGGACTGGTCTTAAAACAGCTAAGCTGTTGTGGCCTTTTTTAACAATCCTCTTTGGAAGGTTATTATTAACTGGATTAATGATGAAAGATAGAAATAGCTTCCAAATACTGCTTGTACTATCTTCTGATCAGATTGTACTTCCCTTTGCCTGCTGTGTGGAATTCCTGTGTCCTTCATCCACCCAATCCATATTCATGCTATTTTCTGCCTCTTATGAGGCAGTTCTTCAGCAAAACCGTAGGCTAAACTAAGGTAAAtctcaggaaataaaattcCAAAGGTTCAGCAGCCATTGTAGGATGGCAGCCAACCCTATCCATTCCCACTGCCTTGATGGGGATCTGGCAGACTGACTGGAGCAAGCCGAGTTCTCTTTAAGTGGGAGACAACTAGACTCTGTTAGTATTCTTCCATTGTGAACAGCTGCAGGTACAATCACAGTCAGTCTGTTGGTGAGAACAGTGCAGGGTTACAtacctgctgctttgctttataCCCAGTCAGCACGGTGATGGAGATGACTGCCTCTGTATGTCTTTGGTAAGAACTTGTAGAATTGTTAGCTTAGAGCAAGGCCTGGGCTCTTTCCAGACTGCTCCACTCTGTTCCAACCTGCCagcagggggaagaaaatgctgtgttttgtctaCTATATTTCTCTCCAACAAAGAGTTAATAGTATATATATTACTGTGAAGTATTAGGGCAAAAGTTGAAATTTGGGACTTATGTTGGAACTGGAGAAGGCATTTTGAGTCAGGTCATTCTGCTTGACTTCAGACCGTTATATTCCAGCTGCCTGTAGTTGAGGTTGTAAGCTAAGAGATCAACGGGTACACTCACACATCCATGCAGATGCGGTCTTTTCAAGGGCAGATATGAGCCTTTGAGCTATTTTCTAGAGCCCCTTTTATAGACAGTGGAGGTAATGGGTTCTTTAGCATATGATTCACTTAGTCCAAGGTGGGTGTTGAAAATGGGTGTCGTGGTTGagacccagccagtaactcggcaccacacagctgcttgctcgcCCGCTTCCCTAGGTGGAATGGGGAGgggaatcagaagaatgtaaaacccatgggtggaaataagagcagtttaataactaaagtacaatataatactactactactactaatgataatgataagggaacTAACAAGGggaaactaaaaggggaaaggaaaaatgaagaataacCAGCAGGGATGCctaatacaattgctcagcacccactgaccaataccaagcccgacctgagcagcaatctgtcCCTTCCGGGTAACTACTCCCAGTTTCTATCCCAGCATGACGTGGAATATGGAATATCTGTTTGGCTAgtctgggtcaggtgtcctgtctcttaTCCCTCCTGGCTCAAAGAGTCAATGATTTCAACCCTGGAATTGTCCATTTCAATGTCTTAATTACAAAAAGAGCGTAGCTAAATAGCTTGCATGTAAGAATTTACACTTGGACACCTATATTGTGCACTTCTGCATCTTACCCATGACTTTAGGCCAAGATACATGTGGATCCAAACCTGGTTCAGGGGTTTGGGTCATGTGCACAAGTTATTTCGATGCATACAATGCATTCCATTTCAGTGCTTGGAGCTTGCAAAGGCAAAGTGCTCTAGAAATTTGGGTTAGCGATTTCCTTCTGACCTGTTAGTGCCTTGGACTTATATTCTAGGTATTTACAGCAAAAGTAAATTCTGAAcgcttcattttgttttcagtctttccATCATTGGGCTgggtaggggtttttttacttgctttttttgGAGTGGGAGTGAGTAGCTTTTTTTAGGGACACTTTACTTAGTTCTGACTTGTAGTCTTTTTGTATTCTATTTCAAACCCTTTCCCACAGAAGTAGTACTAACAATGCCAATTGTTTGGTGTGGTGAAAGCCAGCGTGTGTTGGGAACTAGCCAGAAATACTGCTGTTCAATTTAGGTGCACTTTAACTTGTAAGTGGACTTTTCAGAATGAAGAAATTAGTAGATTAAGTCTCAGTTCTTGTATGGATGTCAACAGCAAACTAACCAATTTCCTGAGCACTTTATTCAGCATCTTTGTGTGGGTAAAAAGAGTTTGTGAAATAGCAAAATCTCCTCGCTTTTTCCAGTGTGTTCTGTCTTGTTCAACAGTCAGGTTCTGTCCTGTCTGACAGAGAAGCAGGAGATGTACAGTGGTTAATAGATTGTTGTGGGGTGGTTTGTTATCTGTGTGGTGAAGCCTAGGGTTAGAACTTTCCTAGGAAGACTCCAGATTCTTTATCTGCTGGAATAGTGAGGCACAATGAGTATAGTGACAAACACATGACTTCTCACCTTCTCTGCTCGGGTGGTTCAGTGAAAGATTATGGATCTGTAGTGAGTCTCTTTGAAGCAGTAAAGGTGGGAAGGAAGTTAGTAGAATCTGCATTCATCAATATCATAACCTGCTGAGATAGGTCTTAGTCTCTTGCTTAACATCAAAACCAATTtttacctatttttaaaaatacatttctttagGCATGAGATTTACATCTAAAGTTGGGACTGATAGTTTTTCTTAAAGCttggcagagcagcaggcagctaAGATACCTGTCTTCTAATGCAAAGATCAAAActaagtattttttcttcaacCAATAGAACAAAAAAGTTGGACCTGAGGTGAAATTGCAAGACCTGCAGACTCTGGAAGCTCCAGCCTCTTACATAGACTGCTCTTCTACAGGTGAGGACACAGAATAAGGCATGTGACAAGAAAATTCTGGAAATCTGAGAAGTTTCAGGGACAAATCTAAGGTGATTTGGAAAGAGGATCTTTGAAGTCAGAATCTAAAGATGTATAGGGCATAGAAAAGATGCACATGAGGTAGAAGAGAACATTGTAATGTGGGCTGGATGGGATATatcagaagagaagaaagaagtggttcctgagagaggaggagagaagggtTTGAAGGAGAGTGCGTTTGTAGATGCAAAGGTTGATGTATAAGACATGGAAGAGAATTAAGATAAGATGAAGTAGTGGGTTCCTCGCTGCAAGCCAGCAAATGTCTTTTTATGTCTGGAATTACCACCACCCCACTaacccaaattaaaaaaaaccccaaccaaccagccaaacaacaacaaaaaaacccaaagccccaacaaaccaaaccgATCTGCTACCTGGTTCACTTATCTCTTTACCTCTTAATTCTTCTGTAGAGGTTAGATATAGTGCAGACTTAGGTGATGCCAGCATGCAGCACATGCAGGAGGTTTTGTATATGCAGAGGTATTGGGAATGTCTGGTGCAATGCAGGTTCAAAAtcttttggttgggttttggtttttttttgtctttctcaccTTGGAAACTAGAGAAGCTTCAGTCTCATCTATTGTCTCCATTTACCGACTGACTTTACATGCAACGTGTTATGCTGGTGGTGTTCTTTTTATCACTAGGTGTGTCAGAAGTGCTGGTGAATTCTGAAGTGCAAAAGCCTTTTGATGACACTTCAGTGCTCCCTGAGGTACAAATTTAGTCTggaactttttttccctcttggtATTGTATGCATCTGTGTTTAGTTTAAAAGCCCCAGAGAGCTGTTTTATTAATATCCTGTAACTTAAAGTGGTTATAGTGACACTGCAACAGGTTGTAAGAGAGAGCTCTGCTTTAGTGGTTCCCGATAAATTGTTTCTGCCCTCCAGACCAAGGAACGGACTGATGAGCCTTTCAACACAGGAAGTTGACTTATTGGTGGGCTGCTGATCCATGTTTTCTGGGAAGAATTTGTGACTGCTTTTCTTTGGTTACCTGTTTTTGAGGGTGGGAGGAAACCTTAAGGTAATTCTTATTTGGAAAAAGCCAAGCACTTTGGTGCAGGTGCTTTGTCTAGTGCTCTCACTTTGAGGTGGACACTGGTGGGAATATGGGCTTCTACactctttctttgctgtgttaAATTGACAAATAGAATGGGGAGCAAAACCTCCTCATTTAGAGACTATGGATAGGATGCCAGGAAAATGTGGCTGGATAAGTACACTGGAGGGCTTCTGAGAATCACAGCAGAATTGAAATTTTTCAGAATCATACTGTCTTGTAATCAAGAGAGAAATAAGGGGATAGGAAGTTATAGTTATGGTCTAATCCTAAAGCCAGAATCTTTCATGCTGCAActtcagaactgaaatgaacagaaatgacCTGACAAATCCTCCTGTTATTAGAGAGCTACTATTTATTTCAATAGCCAGCTCAAAGAAGGGTATCCTTAAACTAAATGGGGAAAGCAGATACTTCACAGGATTCAAAGGAAAATTGAAACCTATTACTTTATTTTAGGCAAGAACAGATGCCTTTCCCAATGGAAGTGAGCAGTTTACTGAGGAAAGTTGTCCACCTGAAATTCTAGAATATcttgctgcagagaaacagaaagaactgTCAGGTTTGCTGCTGGAACTGAAAGAAGcccaagaagaaataaattttctgaaaaggCAGCTCAAGGGCCCAAATGGTCCAACTTCTACAGGTAACCAAACAGGAGAAGGTAATTCCCAGATACGGTTTCTTGAGGGGGAAGAACAAAAGGCTTCAGATACACAAAATGAGTTTGGCAGTAGCTCATTACTGAGAGAAATAGAAATTGGAGTGCTTCAGGAAACCAGAATCGATCTTCAAGAAGTGCCCCAGGGGAGTACTGTCCCCTGCAGAGAGGAGATAGAGGCAATGCAAGAGTCTACAGCAGATCCAGAGCCTGGCATCTCTCAATCTCAAGAACTGATCAAGTTGCAAAACCAAACTAGCGAACTGCAAATAGTTCTGCAGAAATCAGAAGAATCTTATAAGAAAGATCTAGgagaaaaagatgcagaaataaatagGCTTAACCAGTTGGCTgaggaatacagaaaaaaaatagaggattCTGACAGtgcattttgtgttttgattgAAGAACGAGATCAGCTCCTGTGTCAGATGAAGGAACTTTCTACCATAACAGAACTGAAAGAGCAAGTGAGGCAACTTGAGGACAATCTAgctctttcagaaaagcagagactGTCAGACAGTCAAAGCAGTCTTCTCAGAGAACAAATCCAGAGCCTTAGAAATGAATTTAAATCCAAGGAGATAAAAATTGAAGCTTTGCAAAAAGACTTGGATGAAGCACAACTTCAGCTTTCTGACCAGGACGTGCAACTAAAACGTCTGAGAAGCCAGATTGAGAAGAAAGAATGTGAAGTACTTGATCTAGAACAGCTTTTGAGGAAGAGTACAGCTGAGATAAAAGAACTTTGCCAAAACTTAGCCTCAAAGGGGCAAGAAGCAGCAAGTCTAGAACAGCTTGTTGCTGAACACACCAGCTCCATAGAGAGCCTGCAAAAAGCTTTGCTGGAGAAAGACCAACAGATGACAGAGATCAGTGTCAGCATGTCTGATAAAATGGTTCTGCTGAATGAAGAGAAATTTTCTCTAGGAAATGAGCTGAAGAGTCTGAAAGAGCAAAGGAGTCTGTTACTAAagtatcaggaagaaaaagaccaaaacatAGAAGCAAAAGATATATGTCTGAAATGTGGGACATCTGAGCACCAGTATGAGACAGAGGCAGTGTGTAAAGACACTGAGGTGTTAGTAAATAAAGTTGaacttctgaaaaaagaaaacgaGCAAGTAAAGCGGAAGTTGCAAGCAGCACTTGCTAACAGGAAGGAGCTTCTGAAGAAAGTTAGCAAACTGGAGAATGAGTTAGTACACTTGCAAAGAGAACATGAATTGGAACCCTCAGTGACTCAAGCAgctgaaggggaagaaaattCAACAAGTGTGATAAGCAGAGAAGTGAATATTGGAAACCAGCCCAGTATAGATTATCTAAgtcagctgctttctgaaaaggaatCTGAGTTGCAGAGCATCCGGAAAGACCTGCGAGATAAAGAAACAACTGAAGCACAATTGCAGGCAGTGATTGAGGAGATGAGGCGAAGCTTGCAAGGTAGGACAAACATTGTTCCAGTTAAAGATGAAATCATGGGGAGTCAGACAATTGCTGACAAAAATGTTGAGACCAATAAAAGCCCAaaagataatgaagaaaatgaaaaaaatacttcagaagttaaaaatcttgaagaaaaccaaaagtcTGCTCTGAAAGAGAGAATTTCAGCTcttgaacaagaaaaagaacaacttcAAAAAAAACTTCAGGAAGCTCTGGCATCTCGCAAAGACACTATAAAAAAAGCTCAAGAAAAAGACAGGCATCACAGAGAACagctgaaacagcagaaagatgaTTACAACATCCTACAAGAAAAATTTgataagcaaagcaaagagaaagagagcatCCAAGCTCAGCTCAGACAACTCCAAGAACAGAAAGGATCAAGAGAGAGTGTTCTTTTAAATCCAGGAGGGTTGGATTCTTCatgcacagaagcagaaaatacaacaaataacAAGCTTGTACAAGTTGCAGATGTttctggggaagaggaaaaacttgaaaaattgtggatgaagaaggaagaattgGAATATAATCTTAGCCATATGCAAAGTGAACTTGCTTGCAAATCAGAATTAGTCTTTCATTTGCAAGAGCACACAGCACAGTTGTTTCTGGAGATAGAAAGGCTGAAGAGAACCTCTGATCAAGCTGAGGCTAAAGCAGCAAGTCTTCAGGCAGAATTGGAGATGAGTCGAGCAAAAATTTCGAGAGAGGGCAGTCTGGAAGACCTGAAAACACTTATACACaaaaaggatgaagaaattGAATTTCTTAATTTGCAGTTAAGGGAGAAAAGTGAGGCTCTCAGTAATGTGCAGGCACAGTTGCTGGAAAAAGAGGATTCAGTCAAGAAACTATGTAGTCAATTGGAAACTCAAGCTCAGGTACATGAGGAGCAAAGCAAGCGACTGCAAACAGAGTTACTTGAAATTCAGGAGAAGCAAGATGATCGTGCAGAAGCAGCTAAACAGAAGAATCAAATGCAGAGAAAGTTGCAAGCTGCACTTATCTCTAGAAAAGAGGCACTAAAGGAGAGCAGATCTCTAAAAGAGGAGCTGGCTAATGCAAAAATTACTATTGAAAATCTTTGTGTCAAGTTGACAAATATGGAAAGCCAAATATGTGGCCACGTTAAAGAAAGGGATACTTTAACAGAAAAGTTAGCAGGCCTCACTGAAGAGCGAGAAAAACTTATTGCAGAAGTTGATAAAGTACTTACAGAAAATCAGAATCTTGATGGATGCTGTAAAAACCTGACATTTACTCTGGATAAAGTTGTTTTAgagaaggagaagctggagaaggagatggGATCCTTGAAATGCTTTCAAGCTGCTGAGTGTTCTGAGTGGCATGAGAAATACAGGGAGCTTcagaaagaatatgaaactCTCCTGCAGTCCTATGAGAATGTGAGTAATGAGGCTGAGCGGATTCAGCATGTTTTGGAAACTGTTAGgcaggaaaaacaggaaatcTTCATTAAGTTGAAAAGCGttgaagcaaaaaaagaagaaacagataaGCAGCTACAGGAAGCTGGACAAGAAATTGATggaatgaaggagaaaatgaggaaatttGCAAAATCAAAGCAGCTAAAGATCCTGGAACTAGAGGAGGAGAATGAGAAGCTTAGAGCAGAGAtgcattttacagatggagaGCCACACAGGACTGTAGATGTCGTTACAAACGCTAACATGAAAGAAGATCTGGAGAGCTCTAGGAGGGATTACCAGTCTCTTTCTACTCAGCTTGAGACAGTAATGGCTGAAAAGAAGTCTCTTAGTCAAGAGATCACAGACTTAAAGCGTCAGTTGCAGTTAGCAGAATCTAagctgaaggaaagcagagaactgTTAGACAAGTATGTTTCTCAGAAGACAAtagaggaagaaacaaatgagGCAGTTCTCACACCACCACCAGTGGAGAGGACTGAAAATCAAGTGGACATAAGTTTTAGACCAGAGTCGtctcctgcagagctggaacAAAATGCAATTGGAGGTAGTAGTACTTGTGAAGATCTTGGTACCTACATACAGCAGATAGCTGAGCTCACAAAGCGAATCACGGAACTAGAAGATAATAGGAGGGCTTCAGAGCAACAGCTGGATGACATCCACGTGTGTGCTGAGACTTTAGCAGGTGAGAAAAGGGCTTTAGAGACCCAAATGGAAGAGAAAGTCCATGAATTGAATGCTTTTCAGGACACAGTTGCAAAGATGGAACAAACAGTCCAAAAAGCCAAAGATGACCTCATCAGGATGACAGAACTGAAGGACACACTACAGGCTGAGAAGGATGATTTGGAAGAAAGGCTCATGAATCAACTGGCAGAACTTAATGGCAGTATTGGAAACTATCAGCAGGATGCAAAAGACTTGCAGATCAAAAATGAGCAACTGCAACATGAGCTTCAGGGTTTGCAGAGAATGGTGCATGaactggaggaggagaaatgtcAGATGGCAAAGGAGAACAGTAAAGCaagttcagaaaagcaaaaggaatttgTAGAAAAGTTAAAATGCAGTTGGAGGGGAGACAGCAGCACATATGTAAAGGAACTTCAGgaactgctgaaacagaaacagcaggagattaagcagctgcagaaggactGTATtaaaagccaggaaaagaaCAGTAGTTTAGAAAGAACTGTTAAAGCTCTGGAATTTCTGCAGAGTGAGTCTCAGAAAGAGATAGAAGCAGCCAAGGAGACTTTAGCTAAAGCAGTTCAAGACACTAAGAAAGCCCAGGCAGAACTTGCTCTCTGCAGAGTAGTACTGGATGACACCCAGAGTGAGGCAGCAAGGGTTCTAGCAGAGAGTGCCAAAGTGAAAGAAGAGTTGCAGGCAAACAAAGAGaatattaaaattcaaatgaagaaaaaagatgaagactTTGAGAGAAGactggagcaggaaaaagacaagcactcaaaagaaattaaaagtgtggaagaaaagctagcagctttgcagagggaGAAGGACTACCTGGAAACGACTGTTTGTGATCTTCAAAACTCATTGAAGACAAAGGATCAAGAAGCCAAGCAATTGG
The window above is part of the Strigops habroptila isolate Jane chromosome 3, bStrHab1.2.pri, whole genome shotgun sequence genome. Proteins encoded here:
- the GOLGB1 gene encoding golgin subfamily B member 1 isoform X3, whose amino-acid sequence is MLSRLSGLASSVLQELSGDDGDAVTEAGDSVTESSIPVKAVEPEAGSMEEAPEELLERLAQTEKLVVQLKDLIREKDALLQQKETVLKEEREAADAKLMKLKLQAKAKLASLNKRIEELAEKGSPLPAQTLPEEQVCPKCQNNQNTSERHREEAEALQELLREREETVQDLQEQLALAKVNLKDAEIKYATQLSSLEEVIQEKEALLEEQVHQHQAELLKIVAQSDLEVEVQQNLRTLQRKLEEQEAALLGRTQVVELLQQELSTAEQQNQTLIGQCQKMEVDLSSLRDVLEAERQQSRDLREKMELELAERKRSSHCLQEEVQCLSEQLEEARRAQTELEAKCKDLEQEQRLEVEEKNLQISCLRVAEQELQSSHAALVAENDRLKQDVDRLLVLSANNSATIQKLQDELVQKSEEFVCCQNELKSQSVVQVSKLEKQDETTSQEKIIDQEDQKGTSLLPTENLGRQEAEEIPNFQLVLQEPQQGAVMVTENAKQNKKVGPEVKLQDLQTLEAPASYIDCSSTGVSEVLVNSEVQKPFDDTSVLPEARTDAFPNGSEQFTEESCPPEILEYLAAEKQKELSGLLLELKEAQEEINFLKRQLKGPNGPTSTGNQTGEGNSQIRFLEGEEQKASDTQNEFGSSSLLREIEIGVLQETRIDLQEVPQGSTVPCREEIEAMQESTADPEPGISQSQELIKLQNQTSELQIVLQKSEESYKKDLGEKDAEINRLNQLAEEYRKKIEDSDSAFCVLIEERDQLLCQMKELSTITELKEQVRQLEDNLALSEKQRLSDSQSSLLREQIQSLRNEFKSKEIKIEALQKDLDEAQLQLSDQDVQLKRLRSQIEKKECEVLDLEQLLRKSTAEIKELCQNLASKGQEAASLEQLVAEHTSSIESLQKALLEKDQQMTEISVSMSDKMVLLNEEKFSLGNELKSLKEQRSLLLKYQEEKDQNIEAKDICLKCGTSEHQYETEAVCKDTEVLVNKVELLKKENEQVKRKLQAALANRKELLKKVSKLENELVHLQREHELEPSVTQAAEGEENSTSVISREVNIGNQPSIDYLSQLLSEKESELQSIRKDLRDKETTEAQLQAVIEEMRRSLQGRTNIVPVKDEIMGSQTIADKNVETNKSPKDNEENEKNTSEVKNLEENQKSALKERISALEQEKEQLQKKLQEALASRKDTIKKAQEKDRHHREQLKQQKDDYNILQEKFDKQSKEKESIQAQLRQLQEQKGSRESVLLNPGGLDSSCTEAENTTNNKLVQVADVSGEEEKLEKLWMKKEELEYNLSHMQSELACKSELVFHLQEHTAQLFLEIERLKRTSDQAEAKAASLQAELEMSRAKISREGSLEDLKTLIHKKDEEIEFLNLQLREKSEALSNVQAQLLEKEDSVKKLCSQLETQAQVHEEQSKRLQTELLEIQEKQDDRAEAAKQKNQMQRKLQAALISRKEALKESRSLKEELANAKITIENLCVKLTNMESQICGHVKERDTLTEKLAGLTEEREKLIAEVDKVLTENQNLDGCCKNLTFTLDKVVLEKEKLEKEMGSLKCFQAAECSEWHEKYRELQKEYETLLQSYENVSNEAERIQHVLETVRQEKQEIFIKLKSVEAKKEETDKQLQEAGQEIDGMKEKMRKFAKSKQLKILELEEENEKLRAEMHFTDGEPHRTVDVVTNANMKEDLESSRRDYQSLSTQLETVMAEKKSLSQEITDLKRQLQLAESKLKESRELLDKYVSQKTIEEETNEAVLTPPPVERTENQVDISFRPESSPAELEQNAIGGSSTCEDLGTYIQQIAELTKRITELEDNRRASEQQLDDIHVCAETLAGEKRALETQMEEKVHELNAFQDTVAKMEQTVQKAKDDLIRMTELKDTLQAEKDDLEERLMNQLAELNGSIGNYQQDAKDLQIKNEQLQHELQGLQRMVHELEEEKCQMAKENSKASSEKQKEFVEKLKCSWRGDSSTYVKELQELLKQKQQEIKQLQKDCIKSQEKNSSLERTVKALEFLQSESQKEIEAAKETLAKAVQDTKKAQAELALCRVVLDDTQSEAARVLAESAKVKEELQANKENIKIQMKKKDEDFERRLEQEKDKHSKEIKSVEEKLAALQREKDYLETTVCDLQNSLKTKDQEAKQLEGNLNKTLAQLAAFTRSMSSLQDDRDRVIDESKTWEKKFTETIQKKEEEIRSKEETCVALKDQMKQMTIHVEELQTHISRLERNKKDWESESGKEIQHHQKTCEMLEEEKKELLTQLEGSQKLYSKSQNEQQKLESEISSLRDQLADLQNFFTKCESVREELGSMVKQQEASIQNFKFTCEQLEGDLQASKDLTNKLYEEISAKDQKIISLLSAKEEAVMAALSELQQLHSEEMNELEQRLHKEEEDKKALENEKNKFLDKLDCLTEKMKISREESKQQKAQLDSFTKSMLSLQDDRDRILRDYKQLEERHLTIILEKDQLIQEAAAENNKLKEEIRSFHSRMDDLNSENAKLKAELVRYREDLNQVISIKDCQQKQLLKTQLQRSQTLEKEKVIIEIQLKESEHVQDDLRKCMEALREDKVSMLQEIETLTSSLSQVQNEVTALREGSPIMDYQAQLKAREEEAQELTHKLSLSHKRITELEAELVSVQRDAAKRVGEAEDRLRKELKHLHHDAGIMRNETETAEERVAELARDLMEMEQKLLAVTDENKDLRAQIQSFGKSMSSLQDSWDQANEELHVLKQKYSADLEEQKTLVQNLQKEVIHLQEEQHFTARDRDTARSELAELQKATEERGLLAEIGKLNQKLRAKDDELLQLSSELESSSDQIKSFSKAMASLQNERDCLLNELKTRKIEEAKQKAEGSTSTAPSEVQSLKKALSSLQNDRDRVVRELKNLQQQYILIGVESAENSRLKAQLQEYQQEADKQRCLQEQLKQESISYQQEIHQLRQEKTTWEKQNSSIKEQYLMVIAEKDKQLSHLQRIMQEMGRPLNKSQVVEEQYQTKISSETLRGDFSSLETETKHLQAQLSDSLKELHQKELRIQQLNSKLSQVFEEKNALSLQLRGSSRSICESHQHYSEVLNRCLVLERQLQELQSADKGMELFATDAAPGAPQEKNEPQRGSYTPELQELQLRLSETEHLHSSTKQDMRYLEEQLEEERDRRLAVEEVLSAAQDQIRRLQSSEWTSSLSASIDVTPSQEHSLLIDSMDNFSKTRNILGLRRLLRSLFRSRTHLPLLVAMYLLALHVLLFLCFTGHL